DNA from Lactobacillus johnsonii:
GTTAAAAATAATTCAGAAGAAACGATGCCTTTCGGTCTTGGTTTCCATCCGGGATTCAATGTTCCAATCGCTGGAGATGAATTAGAATTTTCTGATTATGAAGTGACATTAAGTCCAGAAGTTACAGAATTAACTCAATTCCAAATTGATCCTATTCCATTTAGAAATGGTAAAGTTATTCCAGTACCTAAGGCAGAAAAGAGTACATTACCTTTATCATATTCAGAATTTGATGATGGGTTGATTATTATTAACAATCCTGGATTAACCGGAATTGAATTATCAAGTGCGAAATCCGATCATCAGATTTCTTTAACTTTAGAAGATTTTCCATATGTAGCACTTTGGACAATGACAGATCCAGAAGCTAAATTCTTATGTATGGAACCATTTGCAGGACTACCTGATATTAAAAGTGATGAATTAACTGATTGGATGAAAAAAGAAGGAAATAACTTATTAGAACCAGAAGAAAACACACATTTTTCAACCACAATTACTTTAAAATAAGATAGAAAGAGGGAAGCAATAAAGTTTTCCTCTTTTTTTACTAATTAGTTAAGATTTGTCATAATTAAGTTTTAAGAATGTAATTTTGCTATAATATCCTTGTTTTAAGAAAGTTTGAGAAAGAATATTATGGATAAGAAGCCCCAAGAACCTATTCATTCAAGAGTTGAGTTGAACAGAGAAAAACATAATAAGAAAAAAAAGCTCCAAATTATTATTGGGATAATTTTAGTTTTGTTTTTAGGACTTGGAATTTATGCAGGTTCCGTATATTTAAAAGCGAAAAATGCTTTTGATAAAACTTATGATCCCAAAACAGCTGTAAAACAAGATAGCTTTTATGGTAAAGAGCCATTCAACATTCTCTTATTAGGAACTGATACAGGAGCCTTTGGCAGAAAAGAAGTTCGTGGTAATTCTGATACGATGATCTTAATGACTGTTAATCCAGCCAAGAAGAAATTATCTTTAATGTCTATTCCGCGTGATACAATGGCACGTATGATTGGAACTGAAAACTTTAGTGTTCATAAAATTAATGCCGCTTATAATATTGGCGGTGCGAAGATGGCAATGCAGACCACAAGTAAAGTGCTCAATGTGCCAATAAAGTACTATATTTCGATGAATATGGGTGGCATGCAAAAGATTGTTGATGGTGTTGGTGGCGTTACCGTGACGCCGCCACTAACCTTTACTTATAATGGCTATACCTTTACTAAAGGAAAAACAGTTCATCTAAATGGTAGTCAAGCTTTAGCTTATTCTAGAATGCGCTATGACGATCCTAAGGGAGATTACGGTCGTCAATTGAGACAGCGTGAGGTCATTATGTCAGTTTTAGAGCATGCACTATCCTTTGATACTCTCAAAAATTTAGATTCAATTTTAGGTTCAGTGTCTACTAGCCTGAGGACAAATTTAACTTTTGATTCAATGGTTA
Protein-coding regions in this window:
- a CDS encoding aldose 1-epimerase family protein, translated to MLAIENNQLKVEINEVGAQLTHVVDKTTNADYIWNGSEWERHAPILFPAIGKSNDNKYILNGKIYEMKQHGFARDYPWTVVDKGDDRVSLTLTENEETLTVYPFHFSLMVTYTLEANQLKVEFLVKNNSEETMPFGLGFHPGFNVPIAGDELEFSDYEVTLSPEVTELTQFQIDPIPFRNGKVIPVPKAEKSTLPLSYSEFDDGLIIINNPGLTGIELSSAKSDHQISLTLEDFPYVALWTMTDPEAKFLCMEPFAGLPDIKSDELTDWMKKEGNNLLEPEENTHFSTTITLK
- a CDS encoding LCP family protein is translated as MDKKPQEPIHSRVELNREKHNKKKKLQIIIGIILVLFLGLGIYAGSVYLKAKNAFDKTYDPKTAVKQDSFYGKEPFNILLLGTDTGAFGRKEVRGNSDTMILMTVNPAKKKLSLMSIPRDTMARMIGTENFSVHKINAAYNIGGAKMAMQTTSKVLNVPIKYYISMNMGGMQKIVDGVGGVTVTPPLTFTYNGYTFTKGKTVHLNGSQALAYSRMRYDDPKGDYGRQLRQREVIMSVLEHALSFDTLKNLDSILGSVSTSLRTNLTFDSMVKISKNYRKCTNNMSSDYLHGVGAMIGDASYQVMSDRELQRTSNIVRNDLGLDSMDIDNNETYQNSMNSQFDWNSGNSNQVYYIYDPYTDELWNGDRAY